A section of the Humulus lupulus chromosome 2, drHumLupu1.1, whole genome shotgun sequence genome encodes:
- the LOC133819429 gene encoding early nodule-specific protein 2-like translates to MVPELEKPRTTEIQVRMDCNGCVQKIKKALNGINGIYDLGIDFPQQKLIIVGWADPEKVIKAIKKIRKVATIISHTEQQTEPPPPAEPAPAPADGNGQPPPQQQSPPQDATAAPANPPPAEAPPQPEPAPPAEPPQQDHPPPDQNPLPQQHAPEPQPTSEASNPNNNAGHPVHLASSSSGGGGGPNDGGEARVIYHHPPDYGYRYGYGYGQGYNNSYWNKYHNGQGQPHHQADQDHHHHHQAHQDNHHHQAHQDNHHPDHHHHQAHQDNHHHHHHEQVVPQPVYVTHSYNTYKPSPYVTEYEYVRSPQPVPQPPPQPSQTHHYQNRIERYYEDQNQYYYYNNNGSNGSNSSGNITSLFSDENPNACRIV, encoded by the exons ATGGTGCCAGAATTAGAG AAACCTCGAACCACAGAAATACAGGTCCGAATGGACTGTAATGGGTGTGTTCAAAAGATTAAGAAAGCACTTAATGGCATAAATG GTATATATGATCTTGGCATTGATTTCCCTCAACAGAAGTTGATTATAGTTGGGTGGGCAGATCCAGAAAAGGTTATCAAAGCCATTAAAAAGATAAGAAAGGTTGCTACCATAATTTCTCATACAGAGCAACAAACTGAGCCACCTCCACCAGCAGAACCAGCACCAGCACCAGCTGATGGCAATGGACAACCACCACCACAGCAGCAGTCACCACCTCAAGATGCAACAGCAGCACCAGCCAACCCTCCACCAGCTGAGGCACCGCCGCAGCCGGAGCCTGCTCCGCCAGCAGAGCCACCACAGCAAGACCATCCACCACCTGATCAGAATCCACTTCCTCAGCAACATGCACCCGAGCCTCAACCAACTTctgaagcttcaaaccctaatAATAATGCAGGCCACCCAGTTCATCTGGCTTCATCATCCTCGGGAGGAGGAGGAGGACCAAACGATGGAGGAGAGGCTCGTGTCATATACCATCATCCACCTGATTATGGCTATAGATATGGATATGGCTATGGTCAAGGCTATAATAATAGTTACTGGAACAAGTACCATAACGGCCAAGGACAACCTCATCATCAAGCTGATcaagatcatcatcatcatcatcaagcTCATCAAGATAATCATCATCATCAAGCTCATCAAGATAATCATCATccagatcatcatcatcatcaagcTCATCAAGAtaatcaccatcatcatcatcatgaaCAAGTAGTACCACAACCAGTTTACGTGACACATAGCTACAACACGTACAAGCCATCGCCATATGTGACAGAGTATGAGTACGTCCGGTCACCACAACCGGTGCCTCAGCCGCCGCCACAGCCTTCTCAAACTCATCATTATCAGAATAGGATTGAGCGCTACTATGAGGACCAAAaccaatattattattacaaCAACAATGGCAGTAATGGCAGCAACAGTAGTGGAAATATTACATCCCTTTTTAGTGATGAAAATCCTAATGCATGTAGAATAGtgtaa